From the genome of Longispora fulva:
CGCGCTCGGCGAGCAGGAACCCGGCCGGCGAGAACCACGGCTCGGCCATCCGCAGATCGAGGTCCGCCCGGGTCAGCCTGCCCTGCTCCGGATGGTGCACGAACGCGCGCGCGTTCACCCGCAGCCACGCGTCCTCGTCCCGGCCGGGCTCGAAGGCGCGGATCGTCACCCCTTCGGGCAGGATCGGCGCCTCGATGGGCGCGAACAGCGACCTGCGCATCTGCCACAGCGACCGGTACCTCGCGAAGCCCAGCCGGATCGCCAGCGCGCTCGCAGACGGGTGGTCCCCGTGCGCCCACAGCTTCAGCCGGCCCCGGGGGTCGGCCTCCTCGGCGATCGCGACGGCGGTGTCGACCAGTCGGCGGCCGTGCCCGTGCCGGCGGTGCCCCGGGTGCACGACCAGCTCGGCGGCCGGGCCGTCGACGGGGTCGCCGGTGTCGACGTGCGCGTAGCCGGCCAGCGCCCCGCAGTCGCGGACCATCGCGTGCCAGCCCGGCGCGCCGGACTTGATCTGAAGAACGACATGCTCGGACAGGGGGTACGCCCCATCGGTGTTGCCGGCGGCGGCTGCCAGTGCCAGCACCTCGTCGACCTGGTCAGGCGTGAGCCGCGCCTCGCGCGTTACGGAGATCACCGGGCAACGGTAACCGGCTCCGGTGCGATGGCCGGTTCGCGGCTCGACGGCGGGGTGACGAACTTGTAGCCGACCTGGCGGACGGTCCCGATCATCGACTCGTACTCGCTGCCCAGCTTGGCGCGCAGCCGACGGACGTGCACGTCGACCGTCCGGGTGCCCCCGAAGTAGTCGTAGCCCCAGACCTCGCGCAGCAGCTGGTCGCGGGTGAACACCCGGCCCTGGTGCTGGGCGAGGAACTTCAGCAGCTCGAACTCCTTGTAGGTGAGGTCGAGCGGCCGGCCCTTGAGCTTCGCCGCGTACGTGTCCGGGTCGATCGTCAGCTCGCCGGCCTTGATCAGCCCCTCGCCGGGGGCGACGCCGCCGAGCCGGCCCACGGCGAGCCGCAGCCTGGCCTCGACCTCGGCCGGGCCGGCGCTGGCCAGCAGCAGGTCGTCGAGGCCCCAGTCGGCGGAGACGGCGATCAGGCCGGCCTCCTCGACCACGGCGAGCATCGGGACGCCCAGGCCGGTCGCGTGCAGGAGGCGGCAGGTGGACCGCGCGTCGGCCAGCTCGCGCCGGGCGTCGACGAGCACGACATCGGGGCTCGGACCGGACATCAGGGCCCGCACGTCGCGCTCGGCCACCCGGATCGTGTGCGGGAGCAGGTCGAGAGCGGGCAGCACGGGAAGCTGGGCGGTCGTCAGGACCAGAATCTCCACGTTCGTCACCTCCGGGCGCTATAAAACGCTACCCCGGCTGCAGTGGCGGGCGGATGCAACGAGAATAACAAGGTGACCGCCCCTGACATAGCCTTGAACGAACCGCCCCGGCGTGCCGGACGCCACACGTCGCGGCAGGCCAGGCGCGAGGCGCTGGCCGCCGGCGAGGTGCGCAGGGTCCCGGTGTACAAGCTCCGGTCCCTCGTGCTGGCCGGGATCGCCGTGCTGCTCACCGGCGTGCTGCTGGCCGGAGCGCGCCAGAACCACTGGGTGTACGCGGGCGTCCTGCTCGCCGTCCAGCTCCTGTGCGTCGCCACCTGGATCAGGGCGACGAAGCCGGCCGGCTGGCCCCTCGTCGGCGGGGTGGCCCTGCTCGTCGGGGCCCTGGCCGACGTGGGCGCGGTGCTGTGGAGGAGCACGTCCCTGGCCCCGGTGGCCTACGCGCTGGCCTCCGGCTTCCTGCTCGCCGTGTTCGGCCAGCTGGCCCGGCGCGACGGGCGGGGGCGGCTCACCGAGGCGTTCGCGTCCACTCTGGCCCTGAACGTACTGGTCGTGGGCTATCCGATTGCCCTTATTCTTGTCCGACAGGACAGCGGTGCCCGAACGCTGGGCGTGTGCCTCCTCGCGGCCGGCGCCGCCGTGGCCGTCGCGCGGATCGTCGACATCGTTCCGGTCGGCCCCCGACTGGCCCCCGATGTGCCCCGCCCCCTGCTTGGCCTGCTGCTGGGCATCGCCGCCGGTGTCGGGGTCGCGGTGCTGGCCGCCCAGTTGCGCACGGATCTCCCCGTCCTGCATGCCGTCCTCCTGGGGGTCGTCACCGCCGGCGCGGCGGTGCTCGCGGACCTGGCCGTCGCGTACTTCGAGGCCGACGAAAGTGGCAGTGAGTGGACGAACTGGCTAGCCTCGGCGCGGGGACCGGTGACGGCTTTCGCCGTGGCCATCCCCGTCGCGTACGTGGCGAGCGTTCTGATCCAAGGGGTCTAATCCGTGAAGAGTCATCGACCAGGGGAGCGTCGGGCCGTGCCCAAGGCTGCGAAGATCGCGATCATCGTGCTGGTGGTTCTCGGCGTCGTGGTGGTGGCCGCCGACCGGGTGCTGGCCGTGGTCGCGGAGAACGTGCTGGCCGACAAGGTCGCCGAGCAGCTCAAGAGCCGCGAGATCACCTCGACCGGCAAGCCGGACGCCACGATCGAGGGCTTCCCGTTCCTCACCCAGGCCGCTGGCGGCGAGTTCCAGGCGGTACAGGTGCACGCCGCCGGGCTGAAGTCCCAGGGCGTGGCGCTCACCGACCTCACGGTCCGCGCGACCGGGGTGAAGGCCGACGTGCAGGCGCTGGCCTCCGGCAAGGGCGAGGTGACGGCGGCGAAGGTCACCGGCACCGGCACCGTGCCGTACTCGTCGATCGCCGGCCTCCTCCAGCAGGCCGACCTGACGATCACGGCCGAGAACGGCCAGATCAAGCTGCGTACCCCGTTCCGGGTCGCCGGGCAGACCTTCCGGGTCGTGGCGACCGGCACCGTGGCGCTGGACAACGGCCGGGTCCGGCTCACGGTCACCGACTTCCAGGCCGACGGCGGCGGGCTGCCCCCGGGCGCCCAGCCGCTGCTGCGGGCTCTGGCCACCCGGCTCTCCCAGGACATCGCGCTGCCGACCCTGCCGTACGACCTGAAGCTCGAGCGGATCGAGACCGGAAACGACGGACTGACCGTGCACGCGAGCGCACTCAACGTGCCATTGTCGGGCTGAGACCCGCCTCACCCTTCAGTTGGTCCGCCGCCCCTGCTAAGGTCCCTGACTATGGCTATGCGGCTCACGAAGCGCCGGGCGATCGACTTGTGTCGAGTCGCCGCCGCGCTGTGTCGCCAGGGCTGAGTAGACCCGTCTCTTCGACGCGGCGCCCCCTGAAGCTGTGAGTCCCGGCCAATGTCGGCCTGATCTCCGTTGTTTCTTTGTGTAGCTGAACCCTGTTTTCCGGCGGGGTCCGGTTGTGGCGTCGCATCCCCACACCATCTTTCTAGTGCACAAAAGGGGCAACTCTATGAGCCGCGACACCGCGCTCGTCTCCGCCGAGTGGGCGGAGCAGAACCTCGACCAGTCCGGTCTCGTGTTCGTCGAGGTCGACGAGGACACCGCCGCGTACGCCACCGGGCACATCCCCGGCGCCGTCCGGCTGGACTGGAAGACCGAGCTGCAGGACCAGGTCCGCCGCGACTTCGTCGACCAGGAGCAGTTCTCCGCGCTGCTGTCCTCCAAGGGCATCGGCAACGACGACACCGTCATCCTGTACGGCGGCAACAACAACTGGTTCGCCGCGTACGCCTACTGGTACTTCAAGCTCTACGGCCACGGCGACGTCAAGCTCCTCGACGGTGGCCGCAAGAAGTGGGAACTCGACGGCCGCCCGCTGACCACCGAGGTGGCCGAGCGTTCGGGCAGCGACTACAAGGCCCAGCCGCAGGACCTGTCGATCCGGGCGTTCCGCGACGAGGTCATCAACGCGATCGGCGTGGTCAACCTGGTCGACGTCCGCAGCCCCGACGAGTACGCCGGCCGGCTGCTCGCCCCGGCCCACCTGCCGCAGGAGCAGTCGCAGCGCGCGGGGCACATCCCGA
Proteins encoded in this window:
- the mshD gene encoding mycothiol synthase, which encodes MISVTREARLTPDQVDEVLALAAAAGNTDGAYPLSEHVVLQIKSGAPGWHAMVRDCGALAGYAHVDTGDPVDGPAAELVVHPGHRRHGHGRRLVDTAVAIAEEADPRGRLKLWAHGDHPSASALAIRLGFARYRSLWQMRRSLFAPIEAPILPEGVTIRAFEPGRDEDAWLRVNARAFVHHPEQGRLTRADLDLRMAEPWFSPAGFLLAERGGELLAYHWTKVHTDGKEPIGEVYVVGVDPDAQGLGLGKAVTLAGLRHLRDLGLSQTMLYVDEDNPNAVKLYEKLGFSRWTVDVGFQRITNT
- a CDS encoding winged helix-turn-helix transcriptional regulator translates to MEILVLTTAQLPVLPALDLLPHTIRVAERDVRALMSGPSPDVVLVDARRELADARSTCRLLHATGLGVPMLAVVEEAGLIAVSADWGLDDLLLASAGPAEVEARLRLAVGRLGGVAPGEGLIKAGELTIDPDTYAAKLKGRPLDLTYKEFELLKFLAQHQGRVFTRDQLLREVWGYDYFGGTRTVDVHVRRLRAKLGSEYESMIGTVRQVGYKFVTPPSSREPAIAPEPVTVAR
- a CDS encoding LmeA family phospholipid-binding protein, which produces MPKAAKIAIIVLVVLGVVVVAADRVLAVVAENVLADKVAEQLKSREITSTGKPDATIEGFPFLTQAAGGEFQAVQVHAAGLKSQGVALTDLTVRATGVKADVQALASGKGEVTAAKVTGTGTVPYSSIAGLLQQADLTITAENGQIKLRTPFRVAGQTFRVVATGTVALDNGRVRLTVTDFQADGGGLPPGAQPLLRALATRLSQDIALPTLPYDLKLERIETGNDGLTVHASALNVPLSG
- a CDS encoding putative leader peptide yields the protein MRLTKRRAIDLCRVAAALCRQG
- a CDS encoding sulfurtransferase, which produces MSRDTALVSAEWAEQNLDQSGLVFVEVDEDTAAYATGHIPGAVRLDWKTELQDQVRRDFVDQEQFSALLSSKGIGNDDTVILYGGNNNWFAAYAYWYFKLYGHGDVKLLDGGRKKWELDGRPLTTEVAERSGSDYKAQPQDLSIRAFRDEVINAIGVVNLVDVRSPDEYAGRLLAPAHLPQEQSQRAGHIPTAISVPWSKAANEDGTFKSDAELQALYADLEDKPTIAYCRIGERSSHTWFVLKELLGQQNVKNYDGSWTEYGSLVGVPVALGDNPGGK